One segment of Clavelina lepadiformis chromosome 2, kaClaLepa1.1, whole genome shotgun sequence DNA contains the following:
- the LOC143447088 gene encoding b(0,+)-type amino acid transporter 1-like → MTNSRREGPIVKKNNLYNYADSNSDFKEEGKVQLKREVNLISGISLIVGTMIGSGIFVSPKGVMRNSGCVGTGLLIWLGCGVLATFGALSYAEVGTMIPKSGGEFPILLEAFGSIPSYMFAWTSSFILKPSALALLSLTFAEYALAAAMDGIGCGHPPEIAVKLTAVVVVMIVVLVNCASVKLSTNFLTIFSFGKILSLLIIIVGGIVMLAHGHTEHFQNAFEGEQPGVREVALAFYQGLWAFDGWNQLNYVIEELKDPYVNLPRAIVIALLLVTGLYMLTNVAYLSTMSLPTLLASPAVGATFGKRVLGSFVWIIPLAVSWSVFGTCLGSCFTAGRISYVAAREGQFTKVLAMLHVKKLTPAPAVILNGILACLMIIPNDFDTLLDYFSFSMWLFHGSTCAALLYFRYKRPDQPRPVKVPIFIPIVVVLAAVCLVLAPIIDNPQIQYLYAVLFILAGFAFYIPFVHLGIKSKFIIRTNLFFQKLLFVTLPDEDD, encoded by the exons ATGACCAATAGTAGACGGGAAGGACCGATTGTAAA AAAAAACAATCTTTACAATTATGCGGACAGCAACAGTGACTTCAAGGAAG AGGGAAAGGTTCAACTGAAGAGAGAAGTCAACTTGATCTCCGGGATCAGTTTAATCGTTGGGACCATGATAGGTTCCGGGATCTTTGTTTCGCCAAAGGGAGTGATGAGGAATTCCGGTTGCGTCGGAACAGGGCTGCTG ATCTGGCTGGGTTGCGGTGTTTTGGCCACTTTTGGCGCACTTTCCTACGCTGAAGTTGGGACAATGATTCCAAAATCGGGAGGAGAATTTCCAATCTTACTGGAAGCTTTCGGGTCCATTCCATCGTACATGTTCGCTTGGACATCCAGTTTCATCTTAAAGCCTTCTGCTTTAGCTTTATTATCACTGACATTCGCGGAGTACGCTTTGGCGGCGGCAATGGACGGCATAG gTTGCGGTCATCCACCTGAAATCGCAGTAAAGCTTACGGCAGTCGTTGTTGTTATGATCGTCGTACTTGTGAACTGCGCAAGTGTTAAGTTATCGACAAATTTCCTGACAATTTTcagttttggaaaaattttaagcttgCTTATAATTATTGTTGGAGGAATCGTTATGCTGGCTCATG GTCATAcagaacattttcaaaacgCCTTTGAAGGAGAACAACCCGGTGTCCGTGAGGTGGCGCTAGCGTTTTATCAAGGGTTATGGGCTTTTGATGGATGGAACCAACTGAACTACGTGATCGAAGAACTAAAG GACCCTTACGTTAATCTTCCTAGAGCAATTGTAATCGCCTTACTGTTGGTTACCGGCTTGTATATGTTAACAAACGTGGCCTATTTAAGTACAATGTCCTTGCCTACTTTGCTCGCTTCTCCAGCTGTTGGGGCG ACGTTTGGAAAGCGAGTTTTGGGAAGCTTTGTGTGGATAATACCTTTGGCCGTGTCTTGGTCTGTTTTTGGCACCTGCCTGGGTTCCTGTTTCACAGCCGGCAGGATATCATACGTGGCTGCCAGGGAAGGACAGTTCACCAAAGTTCTTGCGATGCTTcatgttaaaaaattaacaccaGCACCAGCTGTCATTTTAAAT GGAATTTTAGCTTGTTTGATGATAATTCCTAATGATTTCGACACTCTGCTGGATTACTTCAGTTTCTCTATGTGGCTCTTTCACGGATCAACATGCGCCGCTCTTCTTTATTTTCGATATAAACGACCCGATCAACCAAGACCAGTCAAG GTTCCCATTTTTATTCCCATTGTGGTGGTTTTGGCGGCGGTTTGCTTGGTACTTGCGCCAATCATTGACAATCCTCAGATACAATATTTATACGCCGTCTTGTTTATATTAGCCGGTTTTGCTTTTTACATTCCTTTCGTTCATCTTGGAATAAAAAGCAAGTTTATAA tacgAACAAAcctgttttttcaaaaattgcttTTCGTTACTTTACCCGATGAAGATGATTGA